The following are encoded together in the Oreochromis niloticus isolate F11D_XX linkage group LG12, O_niloticus_UMD_NMBU, whole genome shotgun sequence genome:
- the ypel1 gene encoding protein yippee-like 1 has product MVKMTKSKTFQAYLPSCHRTYSCIHCRAHLANHDELISKSFQGSQGRAYLFNSVVNVGCGPAEERVLLTGLHAVADIYCENCKTTLGWKYEHAFESSQKYKEGKFIIELAHMIKDNGWE; this is encoded by the exons ATGGTGAAGATGACCAAGTCTAAGACCTTCCAGGCTTACCTGCCGTCCTGCCACCGCACCTACAGCTGCATCCACTGCCGAGCACATCTGGCCAACCACGACGAGCTCATCTCAAAG tcatttcaAGGCAGTCAAGGAAGAGCCTATCTGTTTAATTCAGT GGTGAATGTCGGCTGCGGGCCAGCAGAGGAGCGGGTTCTCCTCACAGGTTTACATGCTGTGGCTGATATCTACTGTGAAAACTGTAAAACCACCCTTGGCTGGAAATAT GAGCACGCGTTTGAAAGCAGTCAAAAGTACAAAGAGGGAAAGTTCATCATCGAGCTGGCTCACATGATCAAGGACAACGGGTGGGAGTGA